A region of the Oncorhynchus clarkii lewisi isolate Uvic-CL-2024 chromosome 29, UVic_Ocla_1.0, whole genome shotgun sequence genome:
ttattggcCACATGtgccccgaatacaacaagtgtagactttaccgtgaaattcttacttacaagcccttaaccaacagtgccatTCAAgatgaagaaaatatttactaagtagactaaaataaaaagtaacacaataagaataaaaataacgaggctatatacagggggcaccggtaccgagtcagtgtgcaggggtgcAGGCTAGTTGAgctaatctgtacatgtaggttggggtgaagtgactatgcataggtaacaaacaaacagcgagtagcagcagtgtacggggggggggggggggggggggggtcaatgtaaattgtccggttgagatttttatgaattgttcagcagtctaatggcttgggggtagaagctgttgaggagcttttttgtcctagactttgtgctccagtaccgcttgccatgtagtagcagagaacagtctataactttggtgactggagtctctgacaatttttttttttctttctctgacaccggtcctggatggcaggaagcttggccccagtgatttactgggccatttacactaccctctgtagctgccataccaggcggcgatgcaaccggtcaggatgctctcgatggtgcagctgtagaaccttttgaggatctgggggcctATGCAAAATctttccagtctcctgagggggaaaaggttttgtcgtgccctcttcacgactgtcttggtatgtttggaccatgatagttcgttggtgatgtggacaccaaggaacttgaaactctcgacccctcgactacagccccgtcaatgttaatgggggcctgttcggcccgccttttcctgtagtccacgatcagctccttcgtcttgctcacattgagggagaggttgttgtcctggcaccacactgccagttctctgacctcctccctataggcggtctcatcattgtcggtgatcaggcctaccactgttgtggttttctacagtatactaccacttactacagaattctatagtaaactgtagtattttgtGGGGATTTGTAATACCTTTCCTTACACCTTACCCACTGGTGTTATGTAATCTATAGCCTCAAGCGATAAATAGAAGGGGTGGTTGATACTGTTGGAGGGTGTCATGTGgtcatgtgatgtgatgtgattatgaGTGATGTGGCATTAAATGGCCACTAGTCTTGGTTTGGATTACTATGACTGGGTTGGTATTTAAACAGTCAGGGGATGTGGCTGGCTTGTTATTCTGACTGTGTCTGGGGAATTGTGTGGGCGATATGGGTCATGTCATAGGCATGGTTGTGGGATTGAGTTCAGTGTTTCTGACAGGGCAATACTTCTGGCTCCCTGCTCTGACCTAGTTCCCCTGGCCAGAAGGCCCCacttgttttagttttttttaaactcagtcggggtctcaacttactgttgcaaGTTAGAatggtagaatacacaaggtgtaaTTTTGACATGTGAttatgcatcagcagtttttctcgtTATGTCAGTTACTtatagtcactcaattagcccgcCAGCTAGCTAAACTTCTTAATCATGGTCAAATTATCAACCGGGtgacccccattgattttgttagtcagtctcactcaaatatcatattaaaaactgcaaaaatTTCTCTCCAACCTATGCcaaaatttgtagaattgcaCGAAATTAACTCTAAAACACGTATCTCCGCTGTTAAACATTGAGCTGTTAAAATGTTTCGTTCGCAATGTTGTAGCCCCcaaccccatcaaagttgcccatccctgttgtAAGGTATCTATCTAACTGTagtcttcctcccctcctcttcgtCTCTTAGCTACCTCAGATGGGACAAGGCAGGGACTGGACAGCatgagaggaggagtgtgtgtgacaCGAGGGATGAAGGTGATTCTCAAAGTGGGACAGAGTGAGTATTTTCATCAGATAGATTGTCCTTGATTTGGTTTCATATCAGTCATTCAATAGTTATCATCCTCATATAGATGAATGCACATGGGGTCTTCAATATTCTTGTAAAGGCCTTATATTCATAATATTCATGAACCTGCCATATGCCAAATCAAATCACAATTTATTTTAAGTGCATTTAAAGAACAAGTTCACTTTTTTGGAACCAACTTACCTCACCAGCAATATACTTACTCATGTTCGTTCTGCAGTTGCAGGGTCACAGATAAAACATGAACAaatgcacacaaaaaaacaacaacttttgaAACAGCATCTTtgctgttcttaactgacttgcttagttaaataaaaggtaaaataaataaataaaaaataaaaacacatgaaaatctgtAATTGCAAAATGTTATCCCCAACGTTATATTCCATTTTGTTGGACTCAAGCAATATTTTCTGTGTGCACTTTCAAACAAAATGGAATATAACATTGAAATATACAGATTTGCTTAGAGAAAAGTGAATTGTCCTTTAACAAAAGCCTCAAATGTCAATACACTTTACAGAAAAGCAAATTCATAAAAATGTTTACAACCCTAAACCAACTCTATGATTCCCCATAGCTGCTTATGGCCTCCCACCCAAACCCAAACCAGACCCAAACCGCTTCCACCCCAAAGGTAagtcagtctacagtacagtatccaGAGGGAGAGGAAACTCACTTCACTGGTTTAAtgatacagtatctacagtattagtaaGTCATTGATTCTGATCTCTCTACCCTTACAGGGAATGGGACGATACCCAAGGCAGGTGGCGAGGGCGAGGGGAACAACGGGAACAACCCTCCAACCTCCTCTAGCGTGGCGGTGATCGCTGGAGTGGTAGGGGGCGGAGCCTTCCTCCTCATCGTGACCGCAGTCATCTGTGTGGTGTGTTACCGCTGGCGACAGAACAAGCACTCTGAGACTCACCAccccaccctgaccctgaccaccCTCACCCCCAAGAGGGGCAGCACCAGCGGGGCCGGCTGCTCCACCGGAGGCAACAACGGCTCAGAGCCCAGTGACATCATCATCCCGCTGCGGACTTCAGACTCTGCCTACTGCCCGCACTATGAGAAGGTGAGCGGGGACTACGGCCACCCCGTCTATATCGTCCAGGAGATGCCCCCCCAGAGCCCAGCCAACATCTACTACAAAGTATGAGAGAGGGACAGCCACACAGCCCGGCTGACATAGACATACAGGTGTACCAACACATAGACTGCTGTTttcaacatagaaataaaactgTCCCTCTAGCTCCCTCTACTCCCTCACTCACCCCAACTCCCTCTCTATGGCTGACTGTTTGGGATGGCTATCCTCAACCTCCTGCCCCATGGACTGTGCTGTGCAGTGCTCTGacactgtggatggatggatggatggaggggtggttgTGTCTGGGTGGGGGTATTGATCTGTTCCCTGCTGTGAACCCAATGATGGAGGTCGTGAGTCCTGGACATGTGGGCCATTATGCTGACGGACAGTGGCAGCGACTCAGTCCCCACCTCTCACTCAAAGGGAGGACAGTGGATCTGAAATGTCAAACCTTTTCaaagtgttagtgtgtgtgttagtgtgtgtgtttgtgggacggaatgtgtgtgcgtgcgtgcgtgcctacACATAACCTGTAAGTC
Encoded here:
- the LOC139388733 gene encoding ephrin-B2-like yields the protein MWPLIHFKRKTREADTLYPLTHSNYLESQGAGMAFAFWDGCNGLGFILIFLVDLLGITASNMEPIYWNTLNKRFQDDRGYVLYPQIGDRLDLICPASNPQGPRSPSEYEYYKLYLVSTREQADRCEVMGAPNLLLTCDKPNSDMRFTIKFQEFSPNLWGHEFKTLQDYYIIATSDGTRQGLDSMRGGVCVTRGMKVILKVGQTAYGLPPKPKPDPNRFHPKGNGTIPKAGGEGEGNNGNNPPTSSSVAVIAGVVGGGAFLLIVTAVICVVCYRWRQNKHSETHHPTLTLTTLTPKRGSTSGAGCSTGGNNGSEPSDIIIPLRTSDSAYCPHYEKVSGDYGHPVYIVQEMPPQSPANIYYKV